The following proteins are encoded in a genomic region of Chloroflexota bacterium:
- the rplW gene encoding 50S ribosomal protein L23 — MDSYDVLRRPVITEKSTMLGGNSQYVFEVARDANKIEIKRAVEEVFKVRVRAVNVLHMRGKMRRMGRTQGMTSPWKKAVVSLESGQRIEFFQGV; from the coding sequence ATGGATTCCTACGACGTGTTGCGGCGGCCGGTGATCACCGAGAAGAGCACGATGCTGGGGGGCAATAGCCAGTACGTGTTCGAGGTCGCGCGTGACGCCAACAAGATCGAGATCAAGCGCGCCGTTGAAGAGGTGTTCAAGGTACGCGTGCGCGCCGTCAACGTCCTCCATATGCGCGGAAAGATGCGACGCATGGGACGCACCCAGGGGATGACGTCGCCGTGGAAGAAGGCGGTCGTCTCCCTGGAGTCGGGCCAGCGCATCGAGTTCTTCCAAGGTGTTTGA